In a genomic window of Epinephelus fuscoguttatus linkage group LG23, E.fuscoguttatus.final_Chr_v1:
- the LOC125883634 gene encoding uncharacterized protein LOC125883634 isoform X1, with protein MLGNSALYRLLFVFVLVCAAVMSLIMCSDAARASPITTQVDNRVTHKVLRRLYAPHNQQHSLFTSMSSTKTGLRTETATETETGGNYGAVSSIIDHQSNPAQLTGASYSQNSTDNKQARVGTSSLQGGARPASSYHPFPGNSYNPYPAIIRKSSHTEAASPFHHSSSPSQVWYAKDAQKSYIKEKPPTNGSPLFSALAGRNWSTPLPTSRGHYGGYKETNELAVVGARSPSSGIQSSKFLGFTSQTAPHAPSISHSLDASVIKSIQSPEKVTSSITDFSQRLHPWSSGETPRHRKVQSYLFKDSDAQVYGSFPSNVKQSQRKDPTEEVQHLSSYANQPYHHANMAQYGAQTDSFTKYQQVSAPIKGNTMPSFAPIPQEDTPSRETSVASSVTNTATRRTMHPYKPAQTVKRIYGFRGFDKPTWRAVKEPPLPRSNSQRYSFDKGKDHKITSLYPSWSPRYSFGQREASTTLLKPSHGILDITQTKTSQRFTSGFKEARPVLPESDDSMDQKPDRRQYRVSKRIYGLKGFDTRPLEGAKTPVTEPDKSSRVQQGFKLRSPQIWQPQQSSRVSTLSQTEDLKPLLKPAEGTRFTPEKYKQRRKIYTFQGFEPIHDRIAHGQNPATASPRVSSSYLRSAGKLNTELEDKPKPVAVKMSPFNGSTSSTVRGRRVHGNGKKLTHTTPPASDGGNAAIVRLPKRPARIIALTYADILGSASFSVVVAQTPVTPAGKDYHQNGTTTRQDEEEERWILNSEDAVVSGGNTSRGLEAEDEAEVDLSAAEENKSAVRSKEVDMKTSDLFLDEEGSGSGGFNVSDFFSADTKKSQRLSEDLLELDNLRQSTGNVSFNAVTVPY; from the coding sequence CCAGCCCCATAACGACCCAAGTGGACAACAGAGTGACGCACAAAGTCCTGAGACGACTGTACGCTCCACACAATCAGCAACATTCCCTCTTTACCAGTATGTCATCAACAAAAACTGGACTCCGAACTGAAACTGCTACTGAAACTGAGACGGGCGGAAATTACGGAGCAGTTTCGTCAATCATTGACCATCAATCAAACCCTGCACAGCTTACAGGAGCTAGTTACAGTCAAAACAGCACAGATAACAAACAGGCCAGAGTGGGAACTTCTAGTTTGCAGGGTGGAGCGAGGCCAGCAAGCAGCTACCACCCTTTCCCTGGAAACTCCTATAATCCATACCCAGCCATCATTAGAAAATCATCTCATACAGAAGCTGCCAGTCCCTTTCATCACAGCTCAAGTCCTTCACAAGTCTGGTACGCCAAAGATGCTCAGAAATCCTACATCAAAGAAAAACCTCCCACAAATGGCTCCCCTCTTTTTTCAGCCCTGGCTGGTAGAAACTGGAGCACTCCGCTGCCAACTTCAAGAGGGCATTACGGCGGCTATAAAGAGACAAACGAGCTCGCTGTGGTTGGGGCGCGGAGTCCATCTAGTGGGATTCAATCAAGCAAATTTCTCGGCTTCACGAGTCAAACTGCCCCTCATGCGCCATCAATCAGCCACAGCTTAGACGCCTCTGTTATTAAAAGCATCCAAAGCCCAGAAaaagtgacatcatccatcACGGATTTCTCCCAGAGGTTGCACCCGTGGAGTAGCGGTGAGACGCCGAGACACAGAAAGGTCCAGTCGTATCTGTTCAAGGACTCCGATGCACAAGTTTATGGCAGCTTTCCTTCAAATGTTAAACAGTCACAAAGAAAAGACCCAACCGAAGAGGTACAGCATCTCTCTAGCTATGCAAATCAACCCTATCATCATGCTAACATGGCCCAGTACGGTGCTCAGACAGATAGTTTTACCAAATACCAACAAGTCTCTGCTCCAATAAAAGGCAACACCATGCCAAGTTTTGCCCCTATACCTCAGGAAGATACTCCAAGCAGAGAGACATCTGTAGCAAGTAGCGTCACGAACACAGCCACAAGAAGAACAATGCATCCTTACAAACCTGCACAAACTGTAAAAAGGATCTATGGCTTCAGAGGATTTGACAAACCCACATGGAGAGCTGTGAAGGAGCCGCCTCTTCCCCGCTCCAACTCTCAACGATACAGCTTCGACAAAGGAAAAGACCATAAAATCACAAGTCTATACCCTTCCTGGTCACCGAGGTATAGCTTCGGCCAGAGAGAAGCATCTACTACACTTCTAAAACCTTCTCATGGCATTTTAGATATCACCCAAACCAAGACTTCTCAAAGGTTCACATCAGGATTCAAGGAAGCTCGACCTGTGCTACCTGAAAGCGACGACAGCATGGACCAGAAACCAGATCGCAGGCAGTACAGAGTCTCTAAAAGAATATATGGTCTCAAAGGATTTGACACTCGGCCACTTGAGGGAGCCAAAACTCCAGTTACAGAGCCTGACAAGTCTTCAAGAGTACAGCAGGGTTTTAAACTCAGAAGCCCACAGATCTGGCAACCACAGCAAAGCAGCCGTGTGTCCACACTGAGCCAAACTGAAGACCTTAAGCCACTTTTAAAGCCGGCAGAAGGCACCAGATTTACACCTGAGAAATACAAGCAGAGACGCAAAATCTACACCTTTCAGGGATTTGAGCCGATTCATGACAGAATAGCGCACGGACAAAATCCAGCTACAGCATCCCCAAGGGTCTCCTCATCTTATCTCAGATCAGCAGGGAAACTCAACACTGAATTGGAGGACAAACCCAAACCTGTTGCAGTGAAGATGAGCCCGTTCAACGGCTCCACCAGCAGCACCGTGAGAGGCAGACGTGTGCATGGAAACGGTAAAAAGCTCACTCATACTACTCCTCCTGCCAGTGACGGTGGAAACGCAGCCATCGTCAGGCTGCCCAAGAGGCCTGCCAGGATCATAGCTTTAACGTACGCTGATATTCTCGGAAGTGCCTCGTTCAGCGTCGTCGTAGCTCAGACACCAGTCACACCGGCTGGTAAGGATTATCATCAAAACGGTACAACAACCAGGCAAGACGAAGAGGAAGAACGCTGGATCTTAAACTCTGAGGATGCCGTGGTTAGTGGAGGCAACACGAGCAGAGGGCTTGAAGCTGAAGATGAAGCGGAGGTAGATTTAAGTGCTGCTGAGGAAAACAAGTCGGCTGTTAGAAGCAAAGAAGTCGACATGAAAACATCTGATTTGTTCCTGGATGAGGAAGGAAGTGGAAGTGGGGGTTTTAATGTGTCTGATTTTTTCTCAGCTGATACTAAAAAGAGTCAGAGGCTGAGTGAGGATCTGTTAGAGCTAGATAATCTTCGACAGTCAACTGGGAACGTCTCCTTTAATGCTGTAACTGTCCCATACTGA
- the LOC125883634 gene encoding uncharacterized protein LOC125883634 isoform X2 has product MAVDLLLCLEASPITTQVDNRVTHKVLRRLYAPHNQQHSLFTSMSSTKTGLRTETATETETGGNYGAVSSIIDHQSNPAQLTGASYSQNSTDNKQARVGTSSLQGGARPASSYHPFPGNSYNPYPAIIRKSSHTEAASPFHHSSSPSQVWYAKDAQKSYIKEKPPTNGSPLFSALAGRNWSTPLPTSRGHYGGYKETNELAVVGARSPSSGIQSSKFLGFTSQTAPHAPSISHSLDASVIKSIQSPEKVTSSITDFSQRLHPWSSGETPRHRKVQSYLFKDSDAQVYGSFPSNVKQSQRKDPTEEVQHLSSYANQPYHHANMAQYGAQTDSFTKYQQVSAPIKGNTMPSFAPIPQEDTPSRETSVASSVTNTATRRTMHPYKPAQTVKRIYGFRGFDKPTWRAVKEPPLPRSNSQRYSFDKGKDHKITSLYPSWSPRYSFGQREASTTLLKPSHGILDITQTKTSQRFTSGFKEARPVLPESDDSMDQKPDRRQYRVSKRIYGLKGFDTRPLEGAKTPVTEPDKSSRVQQGFKLRSPQIWQPQQSSRVSTLSQTEDLKPLLKPAEGTRFTPEKYKQRRKIYTFQGFEPIHDRIAHGQNPATASPRVSSSYLRSAGKLNTELEDKPKPVAVKMSPFNGSTSSTVRGRRVHGNGKKLTHTTPPASDGGNAAIVRLPKRPARIIALTYADILGSASFSVVVAQTPVTPAGKDYHQNGTTTRQDEEEERWILNSEDAVVSGGNTSRGLEAEDEAEVDLSAAEENKSAVRSKEVDMKTSDLFLDEEGSGSGGFNVSDFFSADTKKSQRLSEDLLELDNLRQSTGNVSFNAVTVPY; this is encoded by the exons ATGGCGGTTGATCTCCTCCTCTGCTTGgaag CCAGCCCCATAACGACCCAAGTGGACAACAGAGTGACGCACAAAGTCCTGAGACGACTGTACGCTCCACACAATCAGCAACATTCCCTCTTTACCAGTATGTCATCAACAAAAACTGGACTCCGAACTGAAACTGCTACTGAAACTGAGACGGGCGGAAATTACGGAGCAGTTTCGTCAATCATTGACCATCAATCAAACCCTGCACAGCTTACAGGAGCTAGTTACAGTCAAAACAGCACAGATAACAAACAGGCCAGAGTGGGAACTTCTAGTTTGCAGGGTGGAGCGAGGCCAGCAAGCAGCTACCACCCTTTCCCTGGAAACTCCTATAATCCATACCCAGCCATCATTAGAAAATCATCTCATACAGAAGCTGCCAGTCCCTTTCATCACAGCTCAAGTCCTTCACAAGTCTGGTACGCCAAAGATGCTCAGAAATCCTACATCAAAGAAAAACCTCCCACAAATGGCTCCCCTCTTTTTTCAGCCCTGGCTGGTAGAAACTGGAGCACTCCGCTGCCAACTTCAAGAGGGCATTACGGCGGCTATAAAGAGACAAACGAGCTCGCTGTGGTTGGGGCGCGGAGTCCATCTAGTGGGATTCAATCAAGCAAATTTCTCGGCTTCACGAGTCAAACTGCCCCTCATGCGCCATCAATCAGCCACAGCTTAGACGCCTCTGTTATTAAAAGCATCCAAAGCCCAGAAaaagtgacatcatccatcACGGATTTCTCCCAGAGGTTGCACCCGTGGAGTAGCGGTGAGACGCCGAGACACAGAAAGGTCCAGTCGTATCTGTTCAAGGACTCCGATGCACAAGTTTATGGCAGCTTTCCTTCAAATGTTAAACAGTCACAAAGAAAAGACCCAACCGAAGAGGTACAGCATCTCTCTAGCTATGCAAATCAACCCTATCATCATGCTAACATGGCCCAGTACGGTGCTCAGACAGATAGTTTTACCAAATACCAACAAGTCTCTGCTCCAATAAAAGGCAACACCATGCCAAGTTTTGCCCCTATACCTCAGGAAGATACTCCAAGCAGAGAGACATCTGTAGCAAGTAGCGTCACGAACACAGCCACAAGAAGAACAATGCATCCTTACAAACCTGCACAAACTGTAAAAAGGATCTATGGCTTCAGAGGATTTGACAAACCCACATGGAGAGCTGTGAAGGAGCCGCCTCTTCCCCGCTCCAACTCTCAACGATACAGCTTCGACAAAGGAAAAGACCATAAAATCACAAGTCTATACCCTTCCTGGTCACCGAGGTATAGCTTCGGCCAGAGAGAAGCATCTACTACACTTCTAAAACCTTCTCATGGCATTTTAGATATCACCCAAACCAAGACTTCTCAAAGGTTCACATCAGGATTCAAGGAAGCTCGACCTGTGCTACCTGAAAGCGACGACAGCATGGACCAGAAACCAGATCGCAGGCAGTACAGAGTCTCTAAAAGAATATATGGTCTCAAAGGATTTGACACTCGGCCACTTGAGGGAGCCAAAACTCCAGTTACAGAGCCTGACAAGTCTTCAAGAGTACAGCAGGGTTTTAAACTCAGAAGCCCACAGATCTGGCAACCACAGCAAAGCAGCCGTGTGTCCACACTGAGCCAAACTGAAGACCTTAAGCCACTTTTAAAGCCGGCAGAAGGCACCAGATTTACACCTGAGAAATACAAGCAGAGACGCAAAATCTACACCTTTCAGGGATTTGAGCCGATTCATGACAGAATAGCGCACGGACAAAATCCAGCTACAGCATCCCCAAGGGTCTCCTCATCTTATCTCAGATCAGCAGGGAAACTCAACACTGAATTGGAGGACAAACCCAAACCTGTTGCAGTGAAGATGAGCCCGTTCAACGGCTCCACCAGCAGCACCGTGAGAGGCAGACGTGTGCATGGAAACGGTAAAAAGCTCACTCATACTACTCCTCCTGCCAGTGACGGTGGAAACGCAGCCATCGTCAGGCTGCCCAAGAGGCCTGCCAGGATCATAGCTTTAACGTACGCTGATATTCTCGGAAGTGCCTCGTTCAGCGTCGTCGTAGCTCAGACACCAGTCACACCGGCTGGTAAGGATTATCATCAAAACGGTACAACAACCAGGCAAGACGAAGAGGAAGAACGCTGGATCTTAAACTCTGAGGATGCCGTGGTTAGTGGAGGCAACACGAGCAGAGGGCTTGAAGCTGAAGATGAAGCGGAGGTAGATTTAAGTGCTGCTGAGGAAAACAAGTCGGCTGTTAGAAGCAAAGAAGTCGACATGAAAACATCTGATTTGTTCCTGGATGAGGAAGGAAGTGGAAGTGGGGGTTTTAATGTGTCTGATTTTTTCTCAGCTGATACTAAAAAGAGTCAGAGGCTGAGTGAGGATCTGTTAGAGCTAGATAATCTTCGACAGTCAACTGGGAACGTCTCCTTTAATGCTGTAACTGTCCCATACTGA
- the LOC125883634 gene encoding uncharacterized protein LOC125883634 isoform X3 translates to MSSTKTGLRTETATETETGGNYGAVSSIIDHQSNPAQLTGASYSQNSTDNKQARVGTSSLQGGARPASSYHPFPGNSYNPYPAIIRKSSHTEAASPFHHSSSPSQVWYAKDAQKSYIKEKPPTNGSPLFSALAGRNWSTPLPTSRGHYGGYKETNELAVVGARSPSSGIQSSKFLGFTSQTAPHAPSISHSLDASVIKSIQSPEKVTSSITDFSQRLHPWSSGETPRHRKVQSYLFKDSDAQVYGSFPSNVKQSQRKDPTEEVQHLSSYANQPYHHANMAQYGAQTDSFTKYQQVSAPIKGNTMPSFAPIPQEDTPSRETSVASSVTNTATRRTMHPYKPAQTVKRIYGFRGFDKPTWRAVKEPPLPRSNSQRYSFDKGKDHKITSLYPSWSPRYSFGQREASTTLLKPSHGILDITQTKTSQRFTSGFKEARPVLPESDDSMDQKPDRRQYRVSKRIYGLKGFDTRPLEGAKTPVTEPDKSSRVQQGFKLRSPQIWQPQQSSRVSTLSQTEDLKPLLKPAEGTRFTPEKYKQRRKIYTFQGFEPIHDRIAHGQNPATASPRVSSSYLRSAGKLNTELEDKPKPVAVKMSPFNGSTSSTVRGRRVHGNGKKLTHTTPPASDGGNAAIVRLPKRPARIIALTYADILGSASFSVVVAQTPVTPAGKDYHQNGTTTRQDEEEERWILNSEDAVVSGGNTSRGLEAEDEAEVDLSAAEENKSAVRSKEVDMKTSDLFLDEEGSGSGGFNVSDFFSADTKKSQRLSEDLLELDNLRQSTGNVSFNAVTVPY, encoded by the coding sequence ATGTCATCAACAAAAACTGGACTCCGAACTGAAACTGCTACTGAAACTGAGACGGGCGGAAATTACGGAGCAGTTTCGTCAATCATTGACCATCAATCAAACCCTGCACAGCTTACAGGAGCTAGTTACAGTCAAAACAGCACAGATAACAAACAGGCCAGAGTGGGAACTTCTAGTTTGCAGGGTGGAGCGAGGCCAGCAAGCAGCTACCACCCTTTCCCTGGAAACTCCTATAATCCATACCCAGCCATCATTAGAAAATCATCTCATACAGAAGCTGCCAGTCCCTTTCATCACAGCTCAAGTCCTTCACAAGTCTGGTACGCCAAAGATGCTCAGAAATCCTACATCAAAGAAAAACCTCCCACAAATGGCTCCCCTCTTTTTTCAGCCCTGGCTGGTAGAAACTGGAGCACTCCGCTGCCAACTTCAAGAGGGCATTACGGCGGCTATAAAGAGACAAACGAGCTCGCTGTGGTTGGGGCGCGGAGTCCATCTAGTGGGATTCAATCAAGCAAATTTCTCGGCTTCACGAGTCAAACTGCCCCTCATGCGCCATCAATCAGCCACAGCTTAGACGCCTCTGTTATTAAAAGCATCCAAAGCCCAGAAaaagtgacatcatccatcACGGATTTCTCCCAGAGGTTGCACCCGTGGAGTAGCGGTGAGACGCCGAGACACAGAAAGGTCCAGTCGTATCTGTTCAAGGACTCCGATGCACAAGTTTATGGCAGCTTTCCTTCAAATGTTAAACAGTCACAAAGAAAAGACCCAACCGAAGAGGTACAGCATCTCTCTAGCTATGCAAATCAACCCTATCATCATGCTAACATGGCCCAGTACGGTGCTCAGACAGATAGTTTTACCAAATACCAACAAGTCTCTGCTCCAATAAAAGGCAACACCATGCCAAGTTTTGCCCCTATACCTCAGGAAGATACTCCAAGCAGAGAGACATCTGTAGCAAGTAGCGTCACGAACACAGCCACAAGAAGAACAATGCATCCTTACAAACCTGCACAAACTGTAAAAAGGATCTATGGCTTCAGAGGATTTGACAAACCCACATGGAGAGCTGTGAAGGAGCCGCCTCTTCCCCGCTCCAACTCTCAACGATACAGCTTCGACAAAGGAAAAGACCATAAAATCACAAGTCTATACCCTTCCTGGTCACCGAGGTATAGCTTCGGCCAGAGAGAAGCATCTACTACACTTCTAAAACCTTCTCATGGCATTTTAGATATCACCCAAACCAAGACTTCTCAAAGGTTCACATCAGGATTCAAGGAAGCTCGACCTGTGCTACCTGAAAGCGACGACAGCATGGACCAGAAACCAGATCGCAGGCAGTACAGAGTCTCTAAAAGAATATATGGTCTCAAAGGATTTGACACTCGGCCACTTGAGGGAGCCAAAACTCCAGTTACAGAGCCTGACAAGTCTTCAAGAGTACAGCAGGGTTTTAAACTCAGAAGCCCACAGATCTGGCAACCACAGCAAAGCAGCCGTGTGTCCACACTGAGCCAAACTGAAGACCTTAAGCCACTTTTAAAGCCGGCAGAAGGCACCAGATTTACACCTGAGAAATACAAGCAGAGACGCAAAATCTACACCTTTCAGGGATTTGAGCCGATTCATGACAGAATAGCGCACGGACAAAATCCAGCTACAGCATCCCCAAGGGTCTCCTCATCTTATCTCAGATCAGCAGGGAAACTCAACACTGAATTGGAGGACAAACCCAAACCTGTTGCAGTGAAGATGAGCCCGTTCAACGGCTCCACCAGCAGCACCGTGAGAGGCAGACGTGTGCATGGAAACGGTAAAAAGCTCACTCATACTACTCCTCCTGCCAGTGACGGTGGAAACGCAGCCATCGTCAGGCTGCCCAAGAGGCCTGCCAGGATCATAGCTTTAACGTACGCTGATATTCTCGGAAGTGCCTCGTTCAGCGTCGTCGTAGCTCAGACACCAGTCACACCGGCTGGTAAGGATTATCATCAAAACGGTACAACAACCAGGCAAGACGAAGAGGAAGAACGCTGGATCTTAAACTCTGAGGATGCCGTGGTTAGTGGAGGCAACACGAGCAGAGGGCTTGAAGCTGAAGATGAAGCGGAGGTAGATTTAAGTGCTGCTGAGGAAAACAAGTCGGCTGTTAGAAGCAAAGAAGTCGACATGAAAACATCTGATTTGTTCCTGGATGAGGAAGGAAGTGGAAGTGGGGGTTTTAATGTGTCTGATTTTTTCTCAGCTGATACTAAAAAGAGTCAGAGGCTGAGTGAGGATCTGTTAGAGCTAGATAATCTTCGACAGTCAACTGGGAACGTCTCCTTTAATGCTGTAACTGTCCCATACTGA